The following proteins are encoded in a genomic region of Methylobacterium tardum:
- the mtgA gene encoding monofunctional biosynthetic peptidoglycan transglycosylase, producing MSGNEIAVGEAGRRRGAAGRDLPLARPRRSRPVRQIVGATILLPAVAFVVVLTLALVYSAVMPPSTLMLGRWLTLQPVSRDAVSLSEIAPALPQAVIASEDQRFCLDHGVDLGAIREVVEDEDSPSRGASAIAMQTVKNVFLWPGRSYIRKAVEIPLALALDTLWGKRRMMEIYLNVAEWGDGIYGAQAASRHWFNKDASRLTRGEAALLAAVLPNPITRSAGRPSPGVRRRAAQIQAMMGQIEGLTGCVRR from the coding sequence TTGAGCGGGAACGAGATCGCGGTGGGCGAGGCAGGACGCAGGCGGGGAGCGGCGGGTCGTGACCTTCCGCTCGCGCGCCCGCGGCGCTCCCGCCCGGTCCGCCAGATCGTCGGGGCAACGATCCTGCTCCCCGCCGTCGCGTTCGTCGTCGTACTGACGCTGGCGCTCGTCTATAGCGCGGTGATGCCGCCGTCGACCCTGATGCTCGGGCGGTGGTTGACGCTTCAGCCTGTGAGCCGCGATGCCGTGAGCCTCTCGGAGATTGCGCCGGCGCTGCCGCAGGCGGTGATCGCCTCGGAGGACCAGCGCTTCTGCCTCGACCACGGCGTCGATCTCGGGGCAATCCGCGAGGTGGTCGAGGATGAGGATTCGCCGAGCCGGGGCGCCTCGGCGATCGCGATGCAGACCGTCAAGAACGTCTTCCTGTGGCCGGGCCGCTCCTACATCCGCAAGGCGGTCGAAATCCCGCTGGCGCTGGCGCTCGACACCCTGTGGGGCAAGCGCCGCATGATGGAGATCTATCTGAACGTCGCCGAATGGGGCGACGGGATCTACGGCGCGCAGGCCGCCAGCCGCCATTGGTTCAACAAGGATGCGAGCCGGCTGACCCGCGGCGAGGCCGCCCTGCTCGCCGCCGTCCTGCCGAACCCGATCACGCGCAGCGCCGGGCGCCCCTCCCCCGGCGTCCGCCGCCGCGCCGCGCAGATCCAGGCCATGATGGGCCAGATCGAGGGTTTGACGGGCTGCGTGCGCCGGTAG
- a CDS encoding F0F1 ATP synthase subunit delta encodes MAQNGSEAGPLVAGVAGRYASALFDLARDERQVDAVADSLNQFDTLLKESADLRRLVRSPVFSAEEQETAIGAVLDKAGIGGLAGNFIRLAASNRRLFALPDMIDAFRTLVQDSKGIVRAQVRVAEKPSDTVIEEIKASLRDIAKADVDVDLVIDPSLIGGLVVKMGSRMVDASLKTKLNGIRLAMRAAP; translated from the coding sequence GTGGCGCAGAACGGTTCCGAGGCTGGTCCCCTGGTCGCAGGCGTGGCGGGCCGGTACGCTTCCGCCCTGTTCGATCTCGCGCGCGACGAGCGCCAGGTCGACGCGGTCGCCGACTCCCTCAATCAATTCGACACGCTGCTGAAGGAGAGCGCGGATCTTCGCCGCCTCGTCCGCAGCCCGGTCTTCAGCGCCGAGGAGCAGGAAACCGCCATCGGCGCCGTGCTGGACAAGGCCGGGATCGGCGGCCTCGCCGGCAACTTCATCCGCCTCGCGGCCTCGAACCGCCGTCTCTTCGCGCTCCCCGACATGATCGACGCGTTCCGGACCCTGGTCCAGGATTCGAAGGGGATCGTGCGCGCCCAGGTCCGGGTGGCCGAGAAGCCCTCCGACACCGTGATCGAGGAGATCAAGGCGTCGCTGCGCGATATCGCCAAGGCGGATGTCGACGTCGACCTGGTGATCGACCCGAGCCTGATCGGCGGCCTCGTCGTGAAGATGGGCTCGCGCATGGTCGACGCCTCCCTCAAGACCAAGCTCAACGGTATCCGCCTCGCGATGCGGGCCGCGCCGTAA
- the atpA gene encoding F0F1 ATP synthase subunit alpha, with amino-acid sequence MDIRAAEISAILKEQIKNFGEEAEVSEVGQVLSVGDGIARAYGLDNVQAGEMVEFESGVRGMALNLEQDNVGIVIFGSDREIKEGQTVKRTGAIVDVPVGKGLLGRVVDGLGNPIDGKGPIQSTERRRVDVKAPGIIPRKSVHEPMATGLKAIDALIPVGRGQRELIIGDRQTGKTAIALDTILNQKPAHAGTDEKAKLYCIYVAVGQKRSTVAQFVKVLEDQGALEYSIVIAATASDAAPMQFIAPFAGCAMGEYFRDNGMHAVIVYDDLSKQAVAYRQMSLLLRRPPGREAYPGDVFYLHSRLLERAAKMGDAAGAGSLTALPVIETQANDVSAYIPTNVISITDGQIFLETDLFYQGVRPAVNVGLSVSRVGSSAQTKAMKKVAGKIKGELAQYREMAAFAQFGSDLDASTQALLNRGSRLTELLKQPQFSPLKMEEQVAVIYAGVNGYLDKLPVAKVRPFEDALLSTLRSKHKDLLDSIAASKDLSDENAGKLKSVAESVAKSIG; translated from the coding sequence ATGGACATCCGCGCCGCCGAGATCTCCGCGATCCTGAAAGAGCAGATCAAGAACTTCGGCGAGGAGGCCGAGGTCTCCGAGGTCGGGCAGGTCCTGTCCGTCGGTGACGGCATCGCCCGCGCCTACGGCCTCGACAACGTCCAGGCCGGCGAGATGGTCGAGTTCGAGTCGGGCGTGCGCGGCATGGCCCTGAACCTCGAGCAGGACAACGTCGGCATCGTGATCTTCGGCTCCGACCGCGAGATCAAGGAAGGCCAGACCGTCAAGCGCACCGGCGCCATCGTGGACGTGCCGGTCGGCAAGGGCCTGCTCGGTCGTGTGGTCGACGGCCTCGGCAATCCGATCGACGGCAAGGGCCCGATCCAGTCCACCGAGCGTCGCCGCGTCGACGTGAAGGCCCCGGGCATCATTCCACGGAAGTCCGTGCACGAGCCGATGGCCACGGGCCTGAAGGCGATCGATGCCCTGATCCCGGTGGGCCGCGGCCAGCGCGAGCTGATCATCGGCGACCGCCAGACCGGCAAGACCGCCATCGCCCTCGACACGATCCTGAACCAGAAGCCGGCCCATGCCGGCACGGACGAGAAGGCGAAGCTCTACTGCATCTACGTCGCCGTGGGTCAGAAGCGCTCCACCGTCGCGCAGTTCGTGAAGGTGCTCGAGGATCAGGGCGCCCTGGAATACTCCATCGTCATCGCCGCCACCGCCTCGGACGCCGCGCCGATGCAGTTCATCGCGCCGTTCGCCGGCTGCGCCATGGGCGAGTATTTCCGCGACAACGGCATGCACGCCGTGATCGTGTATGACGACCTGTCCAAGCAGGCCGTGGCGTACCGCCAGATGTCGCTGCTGCTGCGCCGCCCGCCGGGCCGCGAGGCTTACCCGGGCGACGTGTTCTACCTCCACAGCCGCCTGCTGGAGCGCGCCGCCAAGATGGGCGATGCCGCCGGCGCCGGCTCGCTGACCGCTCTGCCGGTCATCGAGACCCAGGCCAACGACGTCTCGGCCTACATCCCGACCAACGTGATCTCGATCACCGACGGCCAGATCTTCCTTGAGACCGACCTGTTCTACCAGGGCGTGCGCCCGGCGGTGAACGTGGGCCTCTCGGTGTCGCGGGTGGGCTCCTCGGCCCAGACCAAGGCGATGAAGAAGGTCGCCGGCAAGATCAAGGGCGAGCTGGCGCAGTACCGCGAGATGGCGGCCTTCGCGCAGTTCGGCTCGGATCTCGACGCCTCCACCCAGGCGCTCCTGAACCGCGGCTCGCGGCTGACCGAGCTCCTGAAGCAGCCGCAATTCTCGCCGCTGAAGATGGAAGAGCAGGTCGCGGTGATCTACGCCGGCGTGAACGGCTACTTGGACAAGCTCCCGGTCGCCAAGGTCCGACCCTTCGAGGATGCGCTGCTCAGCACGCTCCGCTCGAAGCACAAGGACCTGCTCGACTCGATCGCCGCTTCCAAGGACCTGTCGGACGAGAACGCCGGCAAGCTGAAGAGCGTCGCCGAGAGCGTCGCCAAGTCGATCGGCTAA
- the mmsB gene encoding multiple monosaccharide ABC transporter permease, translating into MAQLRDYGLVFALAVITLFFEYATGGVLFQPLNLTNLILQNSYVVVMALGMLLVIVAGHIDLSIGSVVGFVGALAALLMVRFGFDPFTATVLCLAVGAAIGGLQGYFVAYLGIPSFIVTLAGMLVFRGLTLALLQGASIGPFPEVFQLLAKGFLANFAGPWTALLIALALSLILVGLNGRRRAARLRNGGEAESWAAFIFRNGMTTIVILAFAYQMSAYRGLPNVLLVMFALVMLYRFVTTRTTIGRRIYALGGNIKAARLSGIRTERLTFLTFANMGALAGLAGMIFAAWLNTATPKAGVGFELDVIAACFIGGASASGGIGKVSGVVIGAFIIGVMNNGMSILGIGVDYQQVIKGIVLLAAVCLDVYNKNNRA; encoded by the coding sequence ATGGCACAGCTGCGCGATTACGGCCTGGTCTTCGCCCTGGCGGTGATCACCCTGTTCTTCGAGTATGCCACCGGCGGCGTGCTGTTCCAGCCGCTGAACCTGACCAACCTCATCCTGCAGAACAGCTACGTCGTCGTGATGGCGCTGGGAATGCTGCTGGTCATCGTGGCCGGCCATATCGACCTGTCGATCGGCTCGGTGGTCGGCTTCGTGGGCGCGCTCGCGGCCCTTCTGATGGTCCGATTCGGCTTCGATCCATTCACCGCCACCGTCCTGTGCCTGGCGGTCGGTGCGGCGATCGGCGGGCTGCAGGGCTACTTCGTTGCCTATCTCGGCATTCCGAGCTTCATCGTCACGCTCGCCGGCATGCTGGTGTTCCGGGGCCTGACGCTGGCACTCCTGCAGGGCGCCTCGATCGGGCCGTTCCCGGAAGTGTTCCAGCTTCTCGCCAAGGGCTTCCTCGCCAACTTCGCCGGCCCCTGGACCGCCCTGCTCATCGCGCTCGCCCTGTCGCTGATCCTCGTCGGCCTGAACGGGCGCCGCCGGGCCGCGCGGCTCCGCAACGGCGGTGAGGCCGAATCCTGGGCGGCGTTCATCTTCCGCAACGGCATGACCACAATCGTGATCCTCGCCTTCGCGTATCAGATGAGCGCCTATCGCGGCCTGCCCAACGTGCTGTTGGTGATGTTCGCGCTGGTGATGCTCTACCGCTTCGTCACGACCCGCACGACGATCGGGCGGCGGATCTACGCGCTCGGCGGCAACATCAAGGCCGCACGGCTTTCAGGCATCAGGACCGAGCGGCTGACCTTCCTGACCTTCGCCAATATGGGCGCGCTGGCAGGCCTCGCGGGCATGATCTTCGCCGCCTGGCTCAACACCGCGACGCCGAAGGCCGGCGTCGGGTTTGAGCTCGACGTGATCGCGGCCTGCTTCATCGGCGGCGCCTCGGCGTCCGGCGGCATCGGCAAGGTCTCAGGCGTCGTGATCGGCGCGTTCATCATCGGCGTGATGAACAACGGCATGTCCATCCTAGGCATCGGCGTCGATTACCAGCAGGTGATCAAAGGGATCGTCCTGCTCGCCGCCGTTTGCCTCGACGTCTACAACAAGAACAACCGAGCCTGA
- a CDS encoding argininosuccinate synthase, which translates to MSVPAKSPVKKVVLAYSGGLDTSIILKWLQTTYGCEVVTFTADLGQGEELEPARRKAELLGIKPENIYIEDLREEFVRDYVFPMFRANAVYEGVYLLGTSIARPLIAKKQIEIAERVGADAVCHGATGKGNDQVRFELGYYALKPDVTVIAPWREWDLRSREQLIAFAEQHQIPIAKDKRGESPFSVDANLLHASSEGKVLEDPAVEVPDYVYSRTLSPEEAPDQPTIITIGFERGDAVSIDGEKLSPASLLAKLNELGRANGIGRLDLAENRFVGMKSRGMYETPGGTILLPAHRAIESITLDRGAAHLKDQLMPQYAELIYNGFWFSPEREMIQALIDKSQEKVTGTVRLKLYKGGVHVIGRESPHSLYDQDLVTFEEGAVAYDHRDAAGFIKLNALRLRTLAQRRKREG; encoded by the coding sequence ATGTCCGTCCCCGCGAAGAGCCCCGTGAAGAAGGTCGTGCTGGCCTATTCCGGCGGCCTCGACACATCGATCATCCTGAAGTGGCTGCAGACCACCTACGGCTGCGAGGTCGTGACCTTCACGGCCGATCTCGGCCAGGGGGAGGAGCTGGAGCCGGCCCGCCGCAAGGCCGAACTCCTCGGCATCAAGCCGGAGAACATCTACATCGAGGACCTGCGCGAGGAATTCGTTCGCGACTACGTCTTCCCGATGTTCCGGGCGAACGCCGTCTACGAGGGCGTCTACCTGCTCGGCACCTCGATCGCGCGACCGCTGATCGCCAAGAAGCAGATCGAGATCGCCGAACGCGTCGGCGCCGATGCGGTCTGCCACGGCGCCACCGGCAAGGGGAACGACCAGGTCCGGTTCGAGCTCGGCTACTACGCGCTCAAGCCCGACGTGACGGTGATCGCCCCGTGGCGCGAGTGGGACCTGCGCTCCCGCGAGCAGCTCATCGCCTTCGCCGAGCAGCACCAGATCCCGATCGCCAAGGACAAGCGCGGCGAGAGCCCGTTCTCGGTGGATGCCAACCTCCTGCACGCCTCCTCGGAAGGCAAGGTGCTGGAGGATCCCGCCGTTGAGGTGCCGGACTACGTCTACTCGCGCACGCTCTCTCCCGAGGAGGCGCCGGACCAGCCGACGATCATCACGATCGGGTTCGAGCGCGGCGATGCGGTCTCGATCGACGGCGAGAAGCTCTCACCCGCGAGCCTGCTGGCCAAGCTCAACGAGCTCGGCCGCGCCAACGGCATCGGCCGGCTCGACCTCGCCGAGAACCGGTTCGTCGGCATGAAGAGCCGCGGCATGTACGAGACGCCGGGCGGCACGATCCTGCTGCCGGCGCATCGCGCCATCGAGTCGATCACGCTGGACCGCGGCGCCGCCCACCTCAAGGACCAGCTCATGCCGCAATACGCGGAGCTGATCTACAACGGCTTCTGGTTCTCGCCGGAGCGCGAGATGATCCAGGCGCTGATCGACAAGAGCCAGGAGAAGGTCACCGGCACGGTGCGGCTGAAGCTGTACAAGGGTGGCGTCCACGTGATCGGCCGCGAGAGCCCGCACTCGCTCTACGACCAGGACCTCGTGACCTTCGAGGAGGGCGCCGTCGCCTACGACCACCGCGACGCGGCGGGCTTCATCAAGCTCAACGCCCTGCGGCTGCGCACCCTGGCACAGCGCAGGAAGCGCGAGGGCTGA
- a CDS encoding polyprenyl synthetase family protein, translated as MTPTPSTQAPTGSVKADTQAVAFSHRLAEVAGMVETFLVERLGRDLGPGEIARPPRLMEAMRHAVLGGGKRLRPFLAIETARMLGGSEAAALAAGAGVELVHCYSLVHDDLPAMDDDDMRRGKPTVHKAYDEATAILVGDALQTLAFEIVADPTWQPDARIRADLVLGLARASGLGGMVGGQLLDLTAEGRFGAANMDVDDTLRMQAMKTGAILAFSVEAGAIVGGADEGQRAALLRYGLALGQAFQIADDILDREASPEAMGKATGKDKDAGKATLVDRLGIDGARAECDRLVGVCEDAVASWGEGAAILRDAARFTVARKT; from the coding sequence ATGACCCCGACCCCCTCAACGCAGGCACCGACCGGTTCGGTCAAGGCTGACACGCAGGCCGTCGCGTTTTCCCACAGGCTGGCTGAAGTCGCCGGCATGGTCGAGACCTTCTTGGTCGAACGCCTTGGCCGTGATCTCGGCCCCGGCGAGATCGCGCGGCCGCCCCGCCTGATGGAGGCCATGCGCCACGCCGTGCTCGGCGGCGGCAAGCGCCTCCGGCCCTTCCTCGCCATCGAGACCGCCCGGATGCTCGGCGGCTCCGAGGCGGCGGCGCTCGCCGCCGGCGCCGGCGTCGAGCTGGTGCATTGCTACAGCCTCGTCCACGACGACCTGCCGGCCATGGACGACGACGACATGCGCCGCGGCAAGCCGACGGTGCACAAGGCCTACGACGAGGCCACGGCCATCCTGGTCGGCGACGCGCTCCAGACGCTCGCCTTCGAGATCGTCGCCGACCCGACTTGGCAGCCGGACGCCCGGATCCGGGCCGACCTCGTGCTCGGCCTCGCCCGGGCCTCGGGCCTGGGCGGCATGGTCGGCGGCCAGCTCCTCGACCTCACCGCCGAGGGCCGGTTCGGCGCGGCCAACATGGATGTGGACGACACCCTGCGGATGCAGGCGATGAAGACCGGAGCGATCCTGGCCTTCTCGGTGGAGGCCGGCGCGATCGTCGGCGGCGCCGACGAGGGTCAGCGGGCCGCCCTCCTGCGCTACGGTCTCGCCTTGGGCCAGGCCTTCCAGATCGCCGACGACATCCTCGACCGCGAGGCTTCGCCGGAGGCCATGGGCAAGGCGACCGGCAAGGACAAGGATGCCGGCAAGGCCACGCTGGTCGACCGCCTCGGCATCGATGGGGCTCGGGCCGAGTGCGACCGCCTCGTCGGTGTCTGCGAAGATGCGGTCGCATCCTGGGGTGAGGGTGCCGCCATCCTGCGGGATGCCGCCCGTTTCACGGTCGCGCGCAAGACCTGA
- a CDS encoding 2-hydroxychromene-2-carboxylate isomerase: MARQPILEFWYEFASTYSYLAAMRIEAAAAEAGVAIRWRPFLVGPLFASQGWTTSPFNLYAAKGKNMWRDVEREAARLGLPPVTRPAQFPQNSLSAVRVAILGQDQDWLVPFSKAVFTASFAEGRSIAEPAAVAEILDSLGLDGTQTVRAAAAEANKTKLRVSVEEARSRGIYGAPTFLAVDGELFWGNDRLDQALAWATGDRPKGLR; encoded by the coding sequence ATGGCGCGCCAGCCGATTCTGGAGTTCTGGTACGAATTCGCCTCCACGTACTCCTACCTCGCGGCGATGCGCATCGAGGCGGCGGCGGCCGAGGCCGGCGTCGCGATCCGGTGGCGGCCGTTCCTGGTCGGGCCGCTCTTCGCCTCGCAGGGCTGGACGACCTCGCCGTTCAACCTCTACGCGGCCAAGGGCAAGAACATGTGGCGCGACGTCGAGCGCGAGGCCGCGCGCCTCGGCCTGCCACCGGTGACGCGCCCGGCCCAGTTCCCTCAGAACAGCCTCAGCGCGGTGCGGGTCGCCATCCTCGGCCAGGACCAGGATTGGCTGGTGCCGTTCTCGAAGGCGGTGTTCACCGCGAGCTTCGCCGAGGGACGCTCCATCGCGGAGCCGGCGGCGGTGGCCGAGATCCTCGATTCGCTCGGGCTTGACGGGACGCAGACCGTTCGGGCCGCGGCCGCCGAGGCCAACAAGACCAAGCTGCGGGTCAGCGTCGAGGAGGCGCGCTCGCGCGGGATCTACGGGGCGCCGACCTTCCTGGCGGTTGACGGCGAGCTGTTCTGGGGCAATGACCGCCTGGACCAGGCCCTGGCCTGGGCGACGGGCGACCGGCCGAAGGGGCTGCGGTAG
- a CDS encoding DsbA family protein, translated as MPVSRRLLLAAAATLGAGLKPVWAQSYGQRVAVTGDDGKAVANSILPGEITGQIPALRGVTYVGPRDAGTTLYEFYDFNCPYCRKAAADVVALHDSDPELRIGLVHNPILSPQSAQAAKVMLAVQRRLGSEAAWRFYQTLLGKPGRIDGPGALAAAAALGIPQAEVEEIADSEEVRAALKSQMRMAADLGLYATPSYVLGNSGILGHPGARAMAKMIASVRRCDRLAC; from the coding sequence ATGCCTGTTTCGCGACGCCTTCTCCTCGCCGCAGCCGCCACCCTCGGGGCCGGCTTGAAGCCTGTCTGGGCGCAGTCCTACGGCCAGCGCGTCGCGGTCACCGGCGACGACGGCAAGGCGGTGGCGAACTCGATCCTGCCCGGCGAGATCACCGGACAGATCCCGGCCCTGCGCGGGGTCACGTATGTCGGACCGCGGGACGCCGGAACCACGCTCTACGAGTTCTACGACTTCAACTGCCCGTACTGCCGGAAGGCGGCCGCCGACGTGGTTGCCTTGCACGACAGCGACCCGGAGCTGCGGATCGGTCTTGTCCACAATCCGATCCTGTCGCCCCAATCGGCCCAGGCCGCCAAGGTGATGCTAGCCGTCCAGCGCAGGCTCGGCTCGGAGGCTGCTTGGCGCTTCTATCAGACGCTGCTCGGCAAGCCCGGACGGATCGACGGGCCCGGCGCCCTCGCCGCCGCGGCCGCGCTGGGCATCCCGCAGGCGGAAGTCGAGGAGATCGCCGACAGCGAGGAGGTGCGCGCGGCGCTCAAGAGCCAGATGCGCATGGCGGCGGATCTCGGTCTCTACGCGACCCCGTCCTACGTCCTCGGCAACAGCGGCATCCTCGGTCATCCGGGTGCCCGCGCCATGGCCAAGATGATCGCCAGCGTCCGGCGCTGCGACCGGCTCGCCTGCTGA